From the genome of Vespa crabro chromosome 24, iyVesCrab1.2, whole genome shotgun sequence, one region includes:
- the LOC124432240 gene encoding SET and MYND domain-containing protein 4-like isoform X2 — MDYWLLLSTYFFVRFLIREFISLWLEERYKNRDSKSIEKAKIFKDVGNKDFQAKNYTSSIQSYTKVALYAPADSEVLPLAIANRSAALYHLGKYEDCIKNIELAIKLEYPEKLRHKLYLRAVQSYLKLGKPTKAKESLVRVREIMTKCTDIPDVKKEDIEKQIAHLASLASCMHNDTEDTEDNDSTQSIPELAFGENPDFPSASTAIDKKYSSEKGRYVVANRDIRKGQILFVEKPFAFVLVDYGRMSGSCENCCRPYGDVPVPCTMCLDTLYCNMKCWNDDYTFYHRWECPGSQMGLWQQNGIARLALKVFLMCSTTSDRNRFNEVQKLITNFDKLSLKDLIAYGITATMLTLYLLKYSDFFEDNDLTECLISKFSDETYNFPCETSVESDRHLYVGSLLLRHILQLVSNGHAITKLDVIVSDKDKVLTERENRVAKAIYPSASMMNHSCDPNVINSFMDQYLIVKAIKDIGAGEEVYTCYGAHFRQLPRDYRQLALKSQYCFTCKCEPCTIPELQYFMERFNAIKCPECSGALYTVHNYFMHCLDCGATPTLNYDIELKQAQDLFEDAQVYIEMEREEEALDKLKQCLSIRRSVLYKYHEDITATLDLIGKVYAIMGRWLDSISYLEHSIAAVSERFGSCSIELANELNKLTDICIRYLQEEPNTATKWYKNILKKTRRYLSHAEEILNFNYGPWNNACGEISEKQKILSVLLKDFNI; from the exons ATGgattattggttattattatctacgtATTTTTTCGTACGATTTCTTATTCG GGAGTTCATATCCTTGTGGTTAGAGGAACGATACAAAAATAGAGATtcgaaatcgatcgaaaaggCAAAGATATTCAAGGATGTTGGAAACAAAGATTTTCAAGCAAAAAATTATACTTCAAGCATTCAATCTTATACAAAAGTTGCTTTGTATGCACCAGCAGATAGCGAGGTATTACCATTAGCTATCGCTAATAGATCTGCTGCTTTATATCATTTGGGTAAATATGAA gattgtattaaaaatattgaattggCTATTAAGTTAGAATATCCGGAAAAGTTAAGACATAAATTGTATCTAAGAGCGGTAcaatcatatttaaaattaggTAAACCGACAAAGGCTAAAGAATCTCTTGTTCGTGTTCGTGAGATAATGACTAAATGCACCGATATACCAGATGTAAAAAAGG AGGatatagaaaaacaaattgcACATTTGGCATCTCTTGCATCATGCATGCACAATGACACAGAAGATACCGAAGACAATGATTCAACACAATCTATACCTGAACTTGCATTTGGAGAAAATCCTGATTTTCCTTCTGCATCGACAGccatagataaaaaatattcatcagAAAAGGGAAGATATGTTGTTGCAAATAGGGACATAAGAAAAGGTCAAATACTTTTTGTTGAAAAACCATTTGCTTTTGTACTTGTGGATTATGGTAGAATGAGTGGTTCTTGTGAAAATTGTTGTCGTCCTTATGGAGATGTCCCTGTTCc GTGTACAATGTGTTTGGATacgttatattgtaatatgaAATGTTGGAACGACGATTATACGTTTTATCATCGTTGGGAATGCCCAGGTAGTCAAATGGGACTTTGGCAACAAAATGGAATTGCACGTTTAGCTTTAAAGGTGTTTTTAATGTGTTCGACTACATCCGATAGAAACAGATTTAACGAAGTACAAAAGTTGATAACGAACTTTGacaaattatcattaaaagatCTTATTGCTTATGGAATT acGGCGACAATGCTTACGCTCTATCTTTTGAAGTATTCTGATTTTTTTGAAGATAACGATCTTACAGAATGTTTGATATCCAAATTTTCCGACGAGACCTATAATTTTCCATGTGAAACTTCTGTCGAAAGCGATAGGCATTTGTACGTAGGCTCATTACTTCTGAGACACATTTTACAACTTGTTTCTAATGGTCATGCCATTACAAAATTAGATGTAATTGTATCCGATAAAGATAAAGTTTTAACAGAACGAGAAAATCGTGTTGCTAAAGCGATTTATCCTTCGGCGAGTATGATGAATCATTCTTGTGAtccaaatgtaataaatag tttcatGGACCAATATCTTATCGTTAAGGCTATAAAAGATATAGGAGCAGGAGAGGAAGTTTATACCTGTTatg gtgcACATTTTAGACAATTACCGAGAGATTACAGGCAATTAGCTTTAAAAAGTCAATACTGTTTCACTTGCAAATGCGAACCTTGCACCATACCAGAACTTCAATATTTCatg GAAAGATTCAATGCTATAAAGTGTCCAGAATGTAGCGGCGCTTTGTATACTgttcataattatttcatgCATTGCTTAGACTGTGGTGCAACGCCTACTTTAAATTACGATATTGAATTAAAACAAGCCCAAGATCTTTTCGAGGATGCACAAGTTTATATAGAAatggagagggaggaagaggcaTTGGATAAATTGAAACAATGTTTAAGTATAAGGAGAAGTGTATTGTATAAATACCATGAAGATATTACTGCTACATTAGATCTTATTGGGAAAGTATATGCTATTATGG GTCGATGGTTAGATTCTATATCTTATTTGGAACATAGCATTGCCGCAGTCAGTGAAAGATTTGGTTCCTGTAGCATAGAACTTGCCAATGAATTGAATAAACTcacagatatatgtataagatatCTTCAAGAAGAACCAAATACCGCAACAAAGTGGTATAA gAATATCTTGAAAAAGACACGACGTTACTTGTCACACGCTGAggaaattttaaatttcaattatggACCGTGGAATAATGCTTGTGGTGAAATaagtgaaaaacaaaaaattctaTCGGTATTGctgaaagattttaacatttag
- the LOC124432173 gene encoding guanine nucleotide-binding protein-like 1 isoform X1, whose protein sequence is MCKSTHFLHTERNMPQGRRKVAFSGKAKKQQMQAKKQRQNHLLKVVQNADYDDELSLTDDIEFKRGIQKINKQPQNFRNKYVLQFFQESQEELRRRKIEARNTINMIPPKQQEISDNYFPSELDIPKRPFWAYDMSKDQLEIKEQKYFNVYLQTMEELDISYFELNLETWRQLWRVLEMSDILLIIVDIRFPVLMFPPYLYNYITKELKKDMILILNKIDLAPPPLVVAWKNYFSTHYPKLHILMFTSFPTYNLRGNTNQSEGIKKKRRKGKLKMAAEGAQKLLEACQDIVGEEVDLSSWHDKIQEEMNSEYDLDDIDRKNNVIIEKQDDTYVEHVKYKNGVLTIGCIGTPNVGKSSLMNALMGKKVVSVSRTPGHTKHFQTIYLTKTVCLCDCPGLVFPSTVPKQLQILMGSFPIAQVREPYTSVKFLAERIDLPKLLRIQHQNKDDYWSAMDICDAWAVKRNFYTAKAARPDTYRAANSLLRMSLEGRICIYVYPPNWFANKENWEQHPEVETVKWIQAKIHEEDDDDVAGPMKEVYSSSEDEEEEEQKEEQKEDEDVKRSDDEISDEEESEDSSSESIVIPVVNNKFEALSHTEL, encoded by the exons atgtgcAAAAGTACTCACTTTTTACATA CAGAAAGAAATATGCCgcaaggaagaaggaaggtaGCTTTTAGCGGTAAAGcgaaaaaacaacaaatgcAAGCGAAAAAACAACGACAAAATCATCTTTTAAAAG ttgTACAAAATGCAGATTATGATGACGAATTGAGTTTAACCGACGATATTGAGTTTAAGAGAGGCatacaaaagataaataaacaaccacaaaattttagaaataagtatgttcttcaattttttcaaGAATCGCAAGAAGAATTGCGAAGGCGCAAGATTGAAGCTAGAAATACTATTAATATGATACCTCCAAAACAACAAGAAATttctgataattattttccatcaGAATTAGATATACCTAAGAGACCATTCTGGGCTTATGATATGTCGAAAGATCAATTGGaaattaaagaacaaaaatattttaat GTATATCTACAAACTATGGAAGAATTGGATATTAGttattttgaattaaatttaGAAACTTGGAGACAATTGTGGAGAGTTTTAGAAATGTCAGATATATTGTTGATCATTGTTGATATTAGATTTCCTGTTTTAATGTTTCctccatatttatataactatataacaaaggaattaaaaaaagatatgattttaattctcaataaaattgatttggCACCTCCTCCGTTGGTAGTAGCTTGGAAAAATTACTTCTCTACTCATTATCCAAAACTGCACATATTAATGTTCACGTCATTTCCAACTTACAACTTAAGAGGGAATACAAATCAAAGTGaagggataaagaaaaaacgtagaaaaggaaaattgaaaatggcAGCGGAAGGAGCACAAAAATTATTGGAGGCATGTCAAGATATTGTCGGAGAGGAAGTAGATTTAAGTTCTTGGCATGATAAAATTCAAGAGGAAATGAATTCGGAATATGATTTAGACGATATAGACAGAAAGAATAATGTTATCATTGAAAAACAGGATGATACATATGTTGagcatgtaaaatataaaaatggtgTATTGACTATAGGTTGCATTGGTACGCCAAATGTTGGAAAATCATCTTTAATGAATGCATTAATGG GTAAAAAAGTTGTAAGCGTGTCTCGTACTCCTGGACATACAAAACATTTTCAAACTATCTATCTTACCAAAACAGTCTGTCTTTGTGATTGTCCCGGTTTAGTATTCCCATCGACTGTACCTAAacaattacaaattttaatggGTTCATTTCCAATAGCTCAAGTCAGAGAACCATATACTAGTGTAAAATTCTTAGCCGAACGAATAGATTTACCTAAATTATTAAGGATACAACATCAAAATAAGGATGATTATTGGTCTGCCATGGATATATGCGATGCTTGGgcagtaaaaagaaatttctatacAGCTAAAGCGGCAAGACCAGATACTTATAGAGCAGCTAATTCTTTGTTAAGAATGTCATTAGAAGGAAGAAtttgtatttacgtatatccTCCAAACTGGTTCGCAAATaaag AAAATTGGGAACAACATCCTGAAGTCGAGACGGTTAAGTGGATTCAGGCTAAAATTCATGaggaggatgatgatgatgttgctGGTCCCATGAAAGAAGTATATTCATCGTCAGAagacgaggaagaggaggagcaAAAGGAGGAGCaaaaggaggatgaggatgtGAAAAGAAGCGATGACGAAATCAGTGATGAAGAAGAATCAGAAGATTCATCGAGCGAGTCGATAGTTATACCGGttgtcaataataaatttgaagcATTGTCGCATACGGAATTGTAA
- the LOC124432240 gene encoding SET and MYND domain-containing protein 4-like isoform X1 — MEWQNFLEPLSRKLRITHLNTPNEIKAKMKRENELMSYLLADQEVREFISLWLEERYKNRDSKSIEKAKIFKDVGNKDFQAKNYTSSIQSYTKVALYAPADSEVLPLAIANRSAALYHLGKYEDCIKNIELAIKLEYPEKLRHKLYLRAVQSYLKLGKPTKAKESLVRVREIMTKCTDIPDVKKEDIEKQIAHLASLASCMHNDTEDTEDNDSTQSIPELAFGENPDFPSASTAIDKKYSSEKGRYVVANRDIRKGQILFVEKPFAFVLVDYGRMSGSCENCCRPYGDVPVPCTMCLDTLYCNMKCWNDDYTFYHRWECPGSQMGLWQQNGIARLALKVFLMCSTTSDRNRFNEVQKLITNFDKLSLKDLIAYGITATMLTLYLLKYSDFFEDNDLTECLISKFSDETYNFPCETSVESDRHLYVGSLLLRHILQLVSNGHAITKLDVIVSDKDKVLTERENRVAKAIYPSASMMNHSCDPNVINSFMDQYLIVKAIKDIGAGEEVYTCYGAHFRQLPRDYRQLALKSQYCFTCKCEPCTIPELQYFMERFNAIKCPECSGALYTVHNYFMHCLDCGATPTLNYDIELKQAQDLFEDAQVYIEMEREEEALDKLKQCLSIRRSVLYKYHEDITATLDLIGKVYAIMGRWLDSISYLEHSIAAVSERFGSCSIELANELNKLTDICIRYLQEEPNTATKWYKNILKKTRRYLSHAEEILNFNYGPWNNACGEISEKQKILSVLLKDFNI, encoded by the exons ATGGAGTGGCAAAATTTCTTGGAGCCACTTAGTCGTAAGCTAAGGATCACGCATTTAAATACGCCAAATGAGATTAAGGCAAAAATGAAACGCGAAAATGAATTGATGAGTTATTTGTTGGCCGATCAAGAAGTAAG GGAGTTCATATCCTTGTGGTTAGAGGAACGATACAAAAATAGAGATtcgaaatcgatcgaaaaggCAAAGATATTCAAGGATGTTGGAAACAAAGATTTTCAAGCAAAAAATTATACTTCAAGCATTCAATCTTATACAAAAGTTGCTTTGTATGCACCAGCAGATAGCGAGGTATTACCATTAGCTATCGCTAATAGATCTGCTGCTTTATATCATTTGGGTAAATATGAA gattgtattaaaaatattgaattggCTATTAAGTTAGAATATCCGGAAAAGTTAAGACATAAATTGTATCTAAGAGCGGTAcaatcatatttaaaattaggTAAACCGACAAAGGCTAAAGAATCTCTTGTTCGTGTTCGTGAGATAATGACTAAATGCACCGATATACCAGATGTAAAAAAGG AGGatatagaaaaacaaattgcACATTTGGCATCTCTTGCATCATGCATGCACAATGACACAGAAGATACCGAAGACAATGATTCAACACAATCTATACCTGAACTTGCATTTGGAGAAAATCCTGATTTTCCTTCTGCATCGACAGccatagataaaaaatattcatcagAAAAGGGAAGATATGTTGTTGCAAATAGGGACATAAGAAAAGGTCAAATACTTTTTGTTGAAAAACCATTTGCTTTTGTACTTGTGGATTATGGTAGAATGAGTGGTTCTTGTGAAAATTGTTGTCGTCCTTATGGAGATGTCCCTGTTCc GTGTACAATGTGTTTGGATacgttatattgtaatatgaAATGTTGGAACGACGATTATACGTTTTATCATCGTTGGGAATGCCCAGGTAGTCAAATGGGACTTTGGCAACAAAATGGAATTGCACGTTTAGCTTTAAAGGTGTTTTTAATGTGTTCGACTACATCCGATAGAAACAGATTTAACGAAGTACAAAAGTTGATAACGAACTTTGacaaattatcattaaaagatCTTATTGCTTATGGAATT acGGCGACAATGCTTACGCTCTATCTTTTGAAGTATTCTGATTTTTTTGAAGATAACGATCTTACAGAATGTTTGATATCCAAATTTTCCGACGAGACCTATAATTTTCCATGTGAAACTTCTGTCGAAAGCGATAGGCATTTGTACGTAGGCTCATTACTTCTGAGACACATTTTACAACTTGTTTCTAATGGTCATGCCATTACAAAATTAGATGTAATTGTATCCGATAAAGATAAAGTTTTAACAGAACGAGAAAATCGTGTTGCTAAAGCGATTTATCCTTCGGCGAGTATGATGAATCATTCTTGTGAtccaaatgtaataaatag tttcatGGACCAATATCTTATCGTTAAGGCTATAAAAGATATAGGAGCAGGAGAGGAAGTTTATACCTGTTatg gtgcACATTTTAGACAATTACCGAGAGATTACAGGCAATTAGCTTTAAAAAGTCAATACTGTTTCACTTGCAAATGCGAACCTTGCACCATACCAGAACTTCAATATTTCatg GAAAGATTCAATGCTATAAAGTGTCCAGAATGTAGCGGCGCTTTGTATACTgttcataattatttcatgCATTGCTTAGACTGTGGTGCAACGCCTACTTTAAATTACGATATTGAATTAAAACAAGCCCAAGATCTTTTCGAGGATGCACAAGTTTATATAGAAatggagagggaggaagaggcaTTGGATAAATTGAAACAATGTTTAAGTATAAGGAGAAGTGTATTGTATAAATACCATGAAGATATTACTGCTACATTAGATCTTATTGGGAAAGTATATGCTATTATGG GTCGATGGTTAGATTCTATATCTTATTTGGAACATAGCATTGCCGCAGTCAGTGAAAGATTTGGTTCCTGTAGCATAGAACTTGCCAATGAATTGAATAAACTcacagatatatgtataagatatCTTCAAGAAGAACCAAATACCGCAACAAAGTGGTATAA gAATATCTTGAAAAAGACACGACGTTACTTGTCACACGCTGAggaaattttaaatttcaattatggACCGTGGAATAATGCTTGTGGTGAAATaagtgaaaaacaaaaaattctaTCGGTATTGctgaaagattttaacatttag
- the LOC124432173 gene encoding guanine nucleotide-binding protein-like 1 isoform X2 gives MPQGRRKVAFSGKAKKQQMQAKKQRQNHLLKVVQNADYDDELSLTDDIEFKRGIQKINKQPQNFRNKYVLQFFQESQEELRRRKIEARNTINMIPPKQQEISDNYFPSELDIPKRPFWAYDMSKDQLEIKEQKYFNVYLQTMEELDISYFELNLETWRQLWRVLEMSDILLIIVDIRFPVLMFPPYLYNYITKELKKDMILILNKIDLAPPPLVVAWKNYFSTHYPKLHILMFTSFPTYNLRGNTNQSEGIKKKRRKGKLKMAAEGAQKLLEACQDIVGEEVDLSSWHDKIQEEMNSEYDLDDIDRKNNVIIEKQDDTYVEHVKYKNGVLTIGCIGTPNVGKSSLMNALMGKKVVSVSRTPGHTKHFQTIYLTKTVCLCDCPGLVFPSTVPKQLQILMGSFPIAQVREPYTSVKFLAERIDLPKLLRIQHQNKDDYWSAMDICDAWAVKRNFYTAKAARPDTYRAANSLLRMSLEGRICIYVYPPNWFANKENWEQHPEVETVKWIQAKIHEEDDDDVAGPMKEVYSSSEDEEEEEQKEEQKEDEDVKRSDDEISDEEESEDSSSESIVIPVVNNKFEALSHTEL, from the exons ATGCCgcaaggaagaaggaaggtaGCTTTTAGCGGTAAAGcgaaaaaacaacaaatgcAAGCGAAAAAACAACGACAAAATCATCTTTTAAAAG ttgTACAAAATGCAGATTATGATGACGAATTGAGTTTAACCGACGATATTGAGTTTAAGAGAGGCatacaaaagataaataaacaaccacaaaattttagaaataagtatgttcttcaattttttcaaGAATCGCAAGAAGAATTGCGAAGGCGCAAGATTGAAGCTAGAAATACTATTAATATGATACCTCCAAAACAACAAGAAATttctgataattattttccatcaGAATTAGATATACCTAAGAGACCATTCTGGGCTTATGATATGTCGAAAGATCAATTGGaaattaaagaacaaaaatattttaat GTATATCTACAAACTATGGAAGAATTGGATATTAGttattttgaattaaatttaGAAACTTGGAGACAATTGTGGAGAGTTTTAGAAATGTCAGATATATTGTTGATCATTGTTGATATTAGATTTCCTGTTTTAATGTTTCctccatatttatataactatataacaaaggaattaaaaaaagatatgattttaattctcaataaaattgatttggCACCTCCTCCGTTGGTAGTAGCTTGGAAAAATTACTTCTCTACTCATTATCCAAAACTGCACATATTAATGTTCACGTCATTTCCAACTTACAACTTAAGAGGGAATACAAATCAAAGTGaagggataaagaaaaaacgtagaaaaggaaaattgaaaatggcAGCGGAAGGAGCACAAAAATTATTGGAGGCATGTCAAGATATTGTCGGAGAGGAAGTAGATTTAAGTTCTTGGCATGATAAAATTCAAGAGGAAATGAATTCGGAATATGATTTAGACGATATAGACAGAAAGAATAATGTTATCATTGAAAAACAGGATGATACATATGTTGagcatgtaaaatataaaaatggtgTATTGACTATAGGTTGCATTGGTACGCCAAATGTTGGAAAATCATCTTTAATGAATGCATTAATGG GTAAAAAAGTTGTAAGCGTGTCTCGTACTCCTGGACATACAAAACATTTTCAAACTATCTATCTTACCAAAACAGTCTGTCTTTGTGATTGTCCCGGTTTAGTATTCCCATCGACTGTACCTAAacaattacaaattttaatggGTTCATTTCCAATAGCTCAAGTCAGAGAACCATATACTAGTGTAAAATTCTTAGCCGAACGAATAGATTTACCTAAATTATTAAGGATACAACATCAAAATAAGGATGATTATTGGTCTGCCATGGATATATGCGATGCTTGGgcagtaaaaagaaatttctatacAGCTAAAGCGGCAAGACCAGATACTTATAGAGCAGCTAATTCTTTGTTAAGAATGTCATTAGAAGGAAGAAtttgtatttacgtatatccTCCAAACTGGTTCGCAAATaaag AAAATTGGGAACAACATCCTGAAGTCGAGACGGTTAAGTGGATTCAGGCTAAAATTCATGaggaggatgatgatgatgttgctGGTCCCATGAAAGAAGTATATTCATCGTCAGAagacgaggaagaggaggagcaAAAGGAGGAGCaaaaggaggatgaggatgtGAAAAGAAGCGATGACGAAATCAGTGATGAAGAAGAATCAGAAGATTCATCGAGCGAGTCGATAGTTATACCGGttgtcaataataaatttgaagcATTGTCGCATACGGAATTGTAA